The Vicia villosa cultivar HV-30 ecotype Madison, WI unplaced genomic scaffold, Vvil1.0 ctg.004193F_1_1, whole genome shotgun sequence region TTTATCCAATGTAAACGCCTTACTAAatcccatgcaatgcggacaacccattttgccatgtgtaccccaaccagacaacatgccatatgctggaaagtcgttaatGGTCCACATCAAGGAAGCTCGTAAAGTAAAGTTTTGTTTACGGGATATATCATAGGTGCAGTCTCCAATCCACaaccttttcaaatcatcaattaaaggttatAAGTACACATCAATTCCGACTTTTGGACTTGACGGTCCTGGAATGATACAGGTCAGAAACATGTATGGTTTTTTCGTGCACATCTagggagggaggttgtaaggggttacaataactggccaacaagaatatgcagTTCCCGACGATTGGACATATGGAGCAAATCCAtcagagcataatccaagcctgataTTTCTAGGTACTGCGGAAAAATTAGGATATGTACGATCAAAGTGCTTCCAAGCCTCGCCATTagatggatgtcgcatagtgCCTGAACTTGTTTggtttgtatgatgccatgtcatctgACTTGCACTATGCATTGAAGAAAactttctttttaaccttggtatagtcggaagataaaacatggacttcacTGCTACACGTGTTTGGTTACGATTAATAGCTTTACTTTGAACATGATATCTTGGACTCTCacagaacttacattcctccaacaatccatcattAGTATCAAACTCATTGTTATAGAATAACATGCacccattaatgcaacaatcaattttTCTTACACTTAAACCCAACTTCGACActaacttctttgcttcataaaaagTTGTAGGCAATTTGTCTTTCGTAGCAGTCGAGTCCAATATCATTTTAATGAAGTATTCAAAACACTGATTAGGAACATTCCAATTTACTTTGGCGTCCattaatctcacacacattgataactttgagtctgacgacccctcaaacaacggtatattcatctcattcaacaactgataaaatctatgcgcttcctcattcggcaagtcttccccatcaaaatcttcaggttgatcataggtcacgttcacaccaaaagcattctcaaccatgtcacccatcagattaaagttttcctcatattccataatCGGCctactacttgaagcatgcgtgTTGCTAGTCTCGGGTACATTCGTCGACAGTTTTTCACCATTATgtgtccaaacccaataatttttaaTGAAACTCTTTTTATGCAAATGACGTGTTACTTCCTCTGGATCACTAATAAtacgtctacattcacatttaagacaaggaCACCTAACTCCCCCTTCATTTCGACAACATTCCTGAGCAAATGCCCACGTGATAAATCCATAaactccttctataaaattgagtttaagtgcacgtcttcctggttccaatctatcgtacatccaactatgATAGTACAAATAATATTACATACTGCATATTTGTACAATCATACAATTTCATGAGTAAATTTTTTACTAGTCTAAATTTAATTACTCCACATTATTGGTCTACATTATATACTAATACAATATATGctacaaaataataaaatgttttataaatacaaatattacaaataataaatataataatattatgtgtttgttttaaatacatatttaataaaatatttgtaatacataactattattttctatttaaaaaaatatataataaaaatctaacatataatacatatcatatattctatttttttaagttatgttttattctaaaataataaaaaatatatataatatttaatatatgctcaaataatacattatatactaataaatttttaaatagtcTAAATTTAACTAATCTACATTAGTCTACATTATATGCAacaatgaataaaatatttttttaatacaaatattaaaaataataaatataataatattatgtgtatgttttaaatacatatttaataaaatatttttaatacataactattaatttttaattaaaaaactttaataaaaatctAACATAAAATAGTAACTATGTGTTCTATTTTTTAACTTCTGTTTTattcaaatataataaaaataaacatatatacaacatatttTATTATAGCTTGCTTATATTtctgtttttcaaaaatataatttagtttttattatatacataatataattctattttaaaaaaaatttaatataaacataaaaaatttattttcaatacatcaaaatattctgtttttaataatctattttcataatataaatatattatgtttttaaaaacaacaatatataatatattctgttaatattaatatataaaagttttaataatattaatatataataattttaataatagttttagTATATCAATTTTttctaatagttttaaaaatattaataaaaaatatatatatttttcgtttttattttatttactatactctgttttctttttttcttttttacgtaataaatattaaatatttaatttataatttcgttttataataattaatttataaaataacctaattaaaaaataacctaataaatctattaaaaatatatcacttataaataaatttattaaaaatttgaagaaaaaaaaacttatctcttcttcaatctacttcaccttcttctccttctccttctccttcaccttcttcTCCTTCGCCTTCTTCTCTCTTCAAAATCTAAACAAAacaaatctaatattaaaaacataatatagtatgaatataaaaagaaattttaaaaaaatactgaTGTAATTTACCTTTGATATAAGAATATGtgaaatttctaaaaaatatttaggattgaaaggtatgaaaaattGAATTGGGATGGAcaatttggggattttgggagagGAGGGTTTCTGGTTTCGTGTGTGGGAGTACAGAAGAAATGGTGTGGGAGTACAGAGAAATGAATGGAAGTGGAGAAGGCAAAACGTGTAATTAAATACGCAATTCAGTGACGTGATACTCACGCTGCAACATGACAACGGTAACATTAAATAATGTCCCTGCCTGCAATGCTGCCACCATGTCACTTCAGTGTAACGTTGAATATTTCCTCTAAAAGTTGCGACGTGTTTGTAATGTCAcaactaaattttttaaattttgaatcttCCCCCAACGGTCATTATTTCATTTAATCCCCATCTACATCTGCATTTTACTTTtcagaaataaataatatacgtACCGATGTGGCCACCACGTCGCAATTCACACACATGGATATCACGTCGCTATGTCCCCCAACAATCTTTAATTTTTACTTTTCCATCTGCCATTACCTGCAGCAGTTAAGTCAAAGTCAGAGTTAAAATATAGCGACATGGATTACACGTCACaacctaaaatttgaaatttttaactTTCTCACCAACGTACTTTACAGATtacaatgttttttattttaatttttgatgttGCGACGTTGAACACACGTCAcaaccattttttaaataaatattctcTGAATCCTCTTCTTGGTAACGTGATATTGTATATTAAGTATTAAAATATTATTGAGACGTGCTTCGCACATCGGAATATTGATTTATTTGCCACATGCTTCCCACATCGCAATATTGATTTATTTGCCACATGCTTCCCACGTCACAACATCAGATCGCTGGGGAGCCTTTTTCTTGTAGTGGTTTTGCGAATTCTTCCCCATTTCTTAGCCCTAAAGGGAAACGTAAAAACCCCTCTGCCCTGTCAGGTAACGATATAGGGATAGAAAAAAAATCCTTACTCGCAGATATCTGCGGATAATATCCGTCACGGATACGAGACGGGTAAATTTAATAGATATTCACGGATAAAATAAACGGATATTTAAATATCTGTTTTTAAATGGATATGAATACGGATAGCAATTTGATTATATGTATCCACGGATAtccaataaattataaaattatttaaatatccttAGTTTAAATCATTTTAAGAGGGAAATTAAACTTGTGATAAAGGAAATTAATGTGGCAAATTTTTTTTGCTAGAGTAAGAGCAAATTGTATAGATCTTATGAGATAATAACTTTTTGTGTCTTTAAAAGAAGAtgaacattttttttcaaaaaataattttagaaaaaaatgttaTCCGTGGATATCTGTAAATATCAACGAATATCTTAAAATCTATGGATTATCCGCTAAACAGATTTCTGCACGGATTTGAAGAGGAGGGGTGTTGTTGGATCTTGGTGCGTAGGTGGGGATTTCAATATTGTCTCATCTTCGGAGGAGAGAGTTGGTATTTCGAATAAGAATTATAGAAGGGAAATGACCGACTTCATGGATTTTATCGAAGAGATGGAGTTAGTGGATCCACCTTCGATTGGAGGGAAATTTACGTGGTCTAATAGAAGTGGGAGTGCGATGAGTAGATTGGATAGATTTCTTTTGTCTTCttcctttattgatgattggaaggTGGAGGGTCAATCTATAGGTGCTAGAGATGCGTCGGATCACTCTCCCATTTGGATTCGCGACAACAAAAGGAATTGGGGACCTAAACCGTTTAGATTTAACAATCTTTGGTTTAGTCACAAGGACTTTTTTTCCTTTGTGGAGAAGGAGTGGAACTCTGTGGAGACGAAGGGTAGAGGTGATTTTTGCCTTGTTGAGAAAATGAAGGTCCTTAAATCCAAATTATCTTTGTGGAACAAGGAGGTGTTCGGGTGGATCGATACTAACATAGAGGAGGCGGGAAAAGAAATGCACTTTTTAGATAACAAGTTTGCTCATTTTGCAGGTAACGTTCCGGAGGAGGAAGTGATCAAAAGATCTAAGGCGGCCATTACGTTTTGGGAAAATCTTCATAAAAAGGAAGGTTTTCTCCGGCTTAAATCGAGGCAATTGTGGCTTGCCGAAGGCGATTGCAACACAAGATACTTTCATAGTTCCCTTAAAGAGAGAAGAAGGAGGAATTCTCTATGTTCTCTTGTGTCTAGTAGGGGTGTTCTTGAGGATGCCATTGAGGTCAAAGATTTTGTTTTCAATCACTTCAAGTCTTTTTTTGAGGAGACGGAGGAGCTTAGGCCGAATTTAAGTGGTGTGGTCTTGAAGAGTCTTAGTGGGCCGGAGGGGTTGAGGTTAGAGCGGCCGttctcggagatggagatcaaGGAGGCAATTTGGGCGTGTGATGGTAACAAAAGTGCCGGGCCGGATGGGTTCTCTCTTGAGTTTTTCAAGAAGTTTTGGGTTGTGATTAGGGAAGATGTTTTGAAGATGTGTAACGATTTTTATCTTAGAGGCTCTCTTGTGAAATCTATTACCTCATCCTTCATTGCTTTGATTCCAAAATCCAACAACCCACAATCTTTAGGTGAATTCCGACCTATATGTTTGGTGGGTAGCATTTACAAAATCATTGCAAAAATTCTAGCGGCTAGAATTAAGGAGGTCATTGGTAATCTTGTTTCTAACAACCAAACCGCTTTTGTTCCGGGAAGAATTATGATGGATGGTGTTCTTTTGGTCAACGAAATTATTGATTGGTCGAGAAGGAAGAAGAGAAGTTGTCTCTTGCTTAAGGTGGACTTTGAGAAGGCTTATGATTCCGTATCTTGGCAATATCTTAGAGAAACTATGGTGAGGATGGGCTTTGGCATAAGGTGGATGAGGTGGATGGAAGCGTGCATCTTTAGTAATCATATGTCTGTCTTGGTTAATGGTAGCGCAACTAAAGAATTTAAGGTTCACAAGGGTTTAAGACAAGGGGATCCGTTGTCTCCCTTCCTCTTTGTGATAGCCATGGAAGGCTTGACCGCCTTAGTGAAGAAATCGGTAGCGACGGGGATTTTTAAGCCATTCTTGTATGGGGATAATGATAGTGTGGACatcctccaatttgcggatgataccatTCTTTTAGGAGAAGCTTCTTGCGACAACATTTGGAATATGAAGGTGATTTTGAGAGGTTTTGAATTGGTTTCCGGGTTGAGAATCAATTTTGccaaaagcaatatttttggagTTAATGTTGGTGAGTGGTACATAAATGCCGCCTTGTCTTTTCTATCTTGCAAGAAAGGGGCGATTCCTTTCAAATTCCTCGGTCTAATTGTGGGGGACAATCCTAGAAGGAAGAAAGTTTGGTTGGATGTGGTGAAAAGCATTAGGAGGCGTTTATCTTCGTGGAAGGGTAGAAATATCTCAATGGGAGGAAGAGTCACGCTTATAAACTCGGTATTGAATTCTATCCCTATTTTCACTCTATCTTTCTTCAAGATTCCCGGAAAGATTGCAAAAGAAATTAGGAAAATTCAAAGTGAGTTCTTATGGAGCGGTAGACTTGATAAAAGGTGCATCCATTGGGTCAAATGGGAGGTGGTGTGCAAGCCTAAGGCGAAGGGGGGTTTGGGGATTAGAGATGTCAAAGAAATTAATAACTCTCTTCTCttgaaatggaagtggagaattcttcATGATGACGATGCCATATGGAATAGATTCTTCAAGGTGAGGTATGTTTGTCCAAAAATTAGGATTCAAGATAACGGAGGTGTTTTGCATAGAAGCGACGATTCCATTTGGTGGAGAGATATGTGCAACATAAATGTGTTGGATGAAATTATCGATAATGGTTTCTCCGGTTGCTTCAAATGTGTGTGCAAGAACGGTAAGGATATTCTTTTTTGGCATAATAGGTGGTTGGGAGAACAATCTCTTTGTTTCGAATTCCCGGATTTGTATGAATTATCAACAAAGAAGTTTTGTACGGTGGAGGAGGTTTTTGAGTGGAATGGTGGAGCTACTAGGTGGGATTTGGAAAGCCTTTTCACGGCCGATTCTATTCACGGCGCCTCTGTTTCAGCCGCGGCAGTAGCTGGCAGCAGCTGGGCTAGGCTGCGCGACTGCCTCCTTGCGTACAGCCCCAGCGAGAATGCCTCCGACACTTTTTTGTGGTCCTTAGACGATAACAACGAGTTCACCGTTGCGAGCATTTCTTTCGTGATTGATAGCGCTAAGtcttttgcttgggattatcaaGTGATCAACTCGTTGAAGGTAATGTGGGATCTTAAACTTCCTCCCAAGATTAAGGTCTTTACTTGTCGCTTTTTCATTGATCGGCTTCCTACTAGAGATCATTTATTGAAAAGAGGTGTAGCTAGTGTATCGTGTCCGAATTGTGTGATGTGTGGCTCCTCTCTTGAATCCTCATCCCATATTTTCTTCCTTTGCCAAGAGGTGAAAGCGGTTTGGAACCATGTCTTCATGTGGCTCGGTATAGCGGAGGACATTAATGCGGAAGATTTCTTTAGGTTCGAAGTCATCCAAGATAAGGTGATAGGTAGCAAGCGTAGAATCGCTATCAATTTCGTTTGGGTAGCTACTCTTTGGTGTATTTGGCTTATGAGAAATGCCATGATTTTTAGGGGGGAGGTTTTTAGTTTTGAGGTGGTGTGTTCTAATATTGTGTTTCTCTCTTGGAGATGGTTAGGTTGTGGATATACGAAGTTTAAACCAGACTACTACgaatggtttaaacttcctttatccgaCAATCGTTTATCATAGTGCCTCGTtcttttgtaagggttgcacccctagtgcgagcttttcaatcaattgcttattaaaaaaaatatttatcaaacGGGACAGACACGAATATCATACTATCCGTCCCCATAGATATCAATTTACATCCCTAGATATCCCAACAACAAGTACATAGATGACAACAAAACTTAAGAAGTAAAGTTTATCTTGCATAAATTAATCACTAAATCTACAAAACTAAAAAACTAGTACTAAGTTTTCCTTCTTAATAGACTTAATGTGGAAAGGAAATAGATAGTacaaaggaaaagagaaaagaaagtgaGTGATGGTAACAAAAGGGTAATAGAACGATAATCATATAAGCCACTTTTTCAAAGATTAACTAAGTATAAATTTATAGGATATTTTGGACGTTTCTTTATCATGCATGTTAATAGTTATTTTCCACGTCCAACAACGTCAAGTGCAACTTACTCACAGTTTTCACTTCAAACTACTTTATATTATGTCTcaaaaatctctctctctctctcacggtTAAAGAAGAGAAGGTAAATTGAGCTACAAGGCtcattttttctttaatatatcaaatcACTAATAAaggtatgaaacacttgtattttagaatatctttattttaataataCTTTTCTTCTACATATGGGTTACCAACACCTTCCAATGGAAGAGTATACTTTTGCGAGACAACATGGCATGTGAGCGAAGTAAAGAATATTGAAATCAAATCTATTAAATACCACACATGTTAAATGAACAAGAGGAGTAGCTTGCAGAGAACCCTATATCTTTCACACATCCCTCAAAATTTATAATATCAAACATGAACACAGAAAGTGTTGACAAACTGAAACATTCAGCTGAAACAGGTAACATAGATCTACTCTATGAAGTAATTCAACATGATCCGTATATTTTGGAATTCATAGATAATAACACCCAATTTGTAGAAACTCCTTTGCATATAGCTGCATCTATGGGCCAACTCGAGTTTGCCATTGAAATTATGAATTTGAAACCTTCATTTGCTACCAAGCTAAATTTGCAAGGATACAGTCCCATTCATGTTGCTATGAACCGCCTCCGTCCTGCTATGGACAACCCCATAGATCCTGATATGGCTAGCAACATAAATGTGATGGTGTCTAAATTGGTTGGCATCAATAAAGATCTTGTTAGAGTTAAAGGAAGAGAAGGCTTGACTCCAATGCATATTGCGTGTCAAAATGGCGAGGTTGATCTTTTAGCTAAATTTCTCAATGCTTGTCCGGATTCCATTGAAGATGAAAATGTGAGTGGTGAGTCTGCTTTGCATATTGCTGTGAAGTCTAACCAGAATTATGCCCTTAAAGTACTACTTGGCTGGCTTAGAAAAAATTATCAGAGAGGTGCTGGAATGCTGGAAACTAAAATACTGAACCATAAAGACAAAGCAGGCAACACGGTTTATCACATTTCAGCACTTAGTGATGATCCAGAGGTAACCTTTTGCAATGATTAAAGTCACAtgtttacttctttttttttttttgctaccAAGTTGTGCCTCGGGTTTTTTAAGACCCTGTTATAGTATAGCTCAAAATATATTATTCGAGTATGCCACTAGGCATGGTTTGATGTCTTTGTGGAGGTTACCGCATTAACAATATTGCAGTCAAAATTGATAATGGAGAGAATGCAAATTAAAACAATGAATGTCACATTTGAAATACAAAGTGTctgtttactttaaaaaaaattctttttcaaATATGTTATAATTAATATGGTATGAAGAAGTAGTTGCAATTGTAACATGAACTATCTCTAACAAGttgtatttttcatttataattacttGGTAGCACAGTTTCTTGCATTGCTGGTACAACACTTCGCTCAATTTCCAGCAAAGTTCGGAATAGAGTTAAATGCACTGAATTTGAAAAACCAAACAGCAGTAGATTTAGCAAGCACTCCACAGAAGAAGAAAAtgttggaaatatttggagtaaAAAATGGATCAAAAATCACTAAGGATCTGACACCTGCAGAAGAACTAAGTTCACAAACCTCAGCTTTTGATAACATCATAACTGGCATGCGTAGAATTAGAAGGAATATATCTGAGGAGCAGCGTAACACTTGGTTGATAGTTGCGACTCTTGTTGCAACTGCAACCTATGAATCAGCATTGAATCCTCCTGGTGGAGTTTTCCAGGTTAGTTCTAGTGATGACAACAATGTGAAAATCAAGTCTACAGATTTGTATTATTCTACCCGAGGAAATGCTGGGAAATCGATCTTGTCAAAAAATAGTTTCGCCGTGTTTTCATCAGCGAATTTGATTTCCTTTGCTACATCAACTCTAGTAATGATTATTCTGaccccaagtgaagcattaggAGACCAACTATTTGGTACAGTTCTATGGTTTGGTGTTTGCTAT contains the following coding sequences:
- the LOC131641872 gene encoding ankyrin repeat-containing protein BDA1-like, with protein sequence MNTESVDKLKHSAETGNIDLLYEVIQHDPYILEFIDNNTQFVETPLHIAASMGQLEFAIEIMNLKPSFATKLNLQGYSPIHVAMNRLRPAMDNPIDPDMASNINVMVSKLVGINKDLVRVKGREGLTPMHIACQNGEVDLLAKFLNACPDSIEDENVSGESALHIAVKSNQNYALKVLLGWLRKNYQRGAGMLETKILNHKDKAGNTVYHISALSDDPEFLALLVQHFAQFPAKFGIELNALNLKNQTAVDLASTPQKKKMLEIFGVKNGSKITKDLTPAEELSSQTSAFDNIITGMRRIRRNISEEQRNTWLIVATLVATATYESALNPPGGVFQVSSSDDNNVKIKSTDLYYSTRGNAGKSILSKNSFAVFSSANLISFATSTLVMIILTPSEALGDQLFGTVLWFGVCYLTGLLAISPTHANSIILYILISFIAFVVSIFWIFSEYFGYKQSKKIMQSLRNLLSK